In the Ictalurus punctatus breed USDA103 chromosome 7, Coco_2.0, whole genome shotgun sequence genome, one interval contains:
- the LOC108267094 gene encoding uncharacterized protein LOC108267094 isoform X1, whose translation MESCRVPHHVLLLFILMFITVSESASTAVWVKFNQAADLPCEYKCSGLAKWTPFSNQSDVLAECDQTSCRSLMEGFKMSHDRYLKRDLTLTITAADFNKRNTYTCWCGDRDVNEVRLSIEMLTSPEKIKPCEDLKLDLHVSEGVKVIYQGEDSADPHGEEICSVDKSSLHCTDEYRRRTSLSNTVLTLRGVNFTDRGLYIVRDTGNNEDLHTYEVSMRETHSNRQQESARPVWTMVLILLVVHWLLCLL comes from the exons ATGGAGTCCTGCAGAGTTCCTCACCATGTCCTGCTTTTATTCATCCTGATGTTCATCACAG TATCTGAATCAGCTTCCACTGCTGTATGGGTGAAGTTTAATCAGGCTGCTGATCTGCCCTGTGAATATAAATGTTCTGGTTTGGCCAAATGGACTCCGTTCAGTAACCAGTCTGATGTATTGGCTGAGTGTGATCAGACATCCTGCAGGTCATTAATGGAGGGATTTAAAATGTCCCATGATCGGTACCTGAAGCGAGATCTCACCCTCACCATCACTGCAGCTGATTTCAATAAGAGGAACACGTACACGTGTTGGTGTGGTGACAGAGACGTTAATGAAGTGCGTCTCAGTATCGAGA TGTTGACATCACCAGAAAAGATAAAACCTTGTGAAGATCTGAAACTGGATTTGCACGTGTCAGAGGGAGTGAAGGTGATCTATCAGGGTGAAGATTCAGCAGATCCACATGGTGAAGAGATCTGCAGTGTGGATAAAAGCTCACTacactgtacagatgaataCAGACGGAGAACATCACTCTCTAACACAGTTCTTACACTGAGAGGAGTAAACTTCACTGATCGTGGACTTTACATCGTCCGAGACACGGGGAATAATGAAGATCTTCATACTTACGAAGTATCAATGAGAG agacgCATTCGAACAGACAGCAGGAGAGCGCTAGACCAGTGTGGACGATGGTCCTGATACTGCTGGTGGTGCACTGGTTGTTGTGCTTGTTGTGA
- the LOC108267094 gene encoding DIS3-like exonuclease 2 isoform X3 produces MQMAVYFCTGVLQEEKLFHHYALNVPLYTHFTSPIRRYADVIVHRLLAASLKCGPRVHLTQDEVQKQATHCNNKKTASKRVQEMSTELFFSIFVRECGPLESKAIVMGMLDKSFDVLVLDYEVQKRIYCNAIEGLQSFNFRKVGKRPEMTLVWTPNELEDDSVTQEISLFSVVDVLLSAGEGPLKYTAVLRRPTHTQF; encoded by the exons ATGCAG atgGCAGTGTATTTCTGTACAGGAGTTCTACAGGAAGAGAAGTTGTTCCATCACTATGCTCTGAACGTgccactctacacacacttcaCCTCTCCAATCCGCCGCTACGCTGATGTCATCGTCCACCGCCTGCTGGCCGCCTCACtta agtgtggaCCTCGTGTGCATCTCACCCAAGATGAAGTGCAGAAGCAGGCCACTCACTGTAATAATAAGAAGACTGCATCCAAGAGGGTTCAGGAGATGAGCACCGAGCTGTTCTTCAGTATCTTCGtcagg gagtgtgggCCTCTGGAATCGAAGGCGATCGTGATGGGGATGCTGGATAAATCCTTTGATGTGTTGGTGCTGGACTATGAGGTTCAGAAGAGGATCTACTGTAat GCCATTGAGGGTCTGCAGTCGTTTAATTTCCGTAAAGTCGGTAAACGGCCTGAGATGACCCTGGTTTGGACGCCTAACGAGCTGGAAGATGACAGCGTTACACA ggagatcTCCTTGTTTTCCGTGGTGGATGTGCTGCTGTCTGCTGGTGAAGGTCCTCTCAAATACACTGCAGTACTGAGgagacccacacacacccaattctga